The DNA region TAATATTACAATTCAGAATACTTACAATGAATGGAACAATATTGAAATATTTAATATTGAAGGGCAAGTTATTTTTTGCAAGCAAATTGAAAAAAGCGTTGGTGAAATAAAAGAAACAATAAATATTGAAAATTATCCGAAAGGAATTTATATTTTTAGAATATTAGGAAATAATGCTGTTAAAAACGAGAAGATTGTTATAAATTAAGTGATAGAATAAATAATTTAAAACTATAAACTTATGAAAAAACTAACTTTTATTTTTATCGCTTTTATTATTCTATCGAACCTTTTTACTATTGCACAGTCCACATGGATAAGGCAAAGTCCATTGCCAACAGGCAATACACTGAATTCTATTTTTTTTATCGATGCTAATATTGGTTTTGCTGTTGGTGATGCCGGAACAATTATAAAAACAACAGATGCTGGAACAAACTGGATAGTACAAACAAGCGGAACATTTTTTGATTTAAATTCAGTTTATTTTACTGATGCTAATACAGGATATGCTGTAGGTGGCGATAGATATTCTTATGGCAACTATGGTAATGGAATAATTCTCAAAACAACAAATGGCGGAACAAACTGGATAAAACAATCAAGTGATTCAACTATTGGTTTATATTCAGTTTATTTCACCGATGCTAATACAGGTTATGCTGCCGGTGGTAAGTCTTACAGTTATGGGGGTTATGGGGGTACAATTTTAAAAACAACCAATGGGGGAACCAACTGGACAACACAAGGTCAAGGAAGTGGTTGGACTTGTAAATCAGTATGTTTTACCAACGCCTCTACTGGTTATGTTGCTGGTGGTGAACAATCTCTTAGTAATACATTATTTTTGAAAACAACCGATAACGGTACTTACTGGAATTCAAAATACACCGGAATAAGTAAAGATTTATATTCAGTTTATTTCCCTAGTTCCAATACTGGTTATGCTGTTGGTAATAGTGGAACAATTATAAAAACTACTAATGCGGGAGCAAACTGGGCAATACAAACAAGCGGAACTACCGAATTATTGTATTCAGTTTATTTCACTGATGCCAATACAGGTTATGCTGTTGGCTATAATGGTTATGGAAAAGGAACAATTGTAAAAACTACTAATGGAGGCACAAATTGGATGGCATTAACGAGCGGAACAACTAATTATTTAAGATCGGTTTTTTTCACCGATGCCAACACTGGTTATGCTGTTGGACAAAACGGAATAATACTAAAAACAACAAACGGAGGAGCAAATTGGACATCAAAAACAAAGGGAACTACTATTGATTTATATTCGATTTTTTTCGCCGATGCCAATACGGGTTATGCTGTTGGAGGAAATCAATATACAGGAATAATAATGAAAACAACCGATGGGGGAATTAAATGGAAGGAACAAACAAGCGGAACAACTAATAGATTAAATTCAGTATATTTTACGGATTTTAATACGGGTTATGTTGTTGGCAGTAATGAAACAATTCTAAAAACAACCAATGGCGGAACAAACTGGGCAGCACAAACATGCCCAGTAAATATGGGTTTTAGTTCAGTTTATTTTCCTACT from Bacteroidales bacterium includes:
- a CDS encoding YCF48-related protein; this encodes MKKLTFIFIAFIILSNLFTIAQSTWIRQSPLPTGNTLNSIFFIDANIGFAVGDAGTIIKTTDAGTNWIVQTSGTFFDLNSVYFTDANTGYAVGGDRYSYGNYGNGIILKTTNGGTNWIKQSSDSTIGLYSVYFTDANTGYAAGGKSYSYGGYGGTILKTTNGGTNWTTQGQGSGWTCKSVCFTNASTGYVAGGEQSLSNTLFLKTTDNGTYWNSKYTGISKDLYSVYFPSSNTGYAVGNSGTIIKTTNAGANWAIQTSGTTELLYSVYFTDANTGYAVGYNGYGKGTIVKTTNGGTNWMALTSGTTNYLRSVFFTDANTGYAVGQNGIILKTTNGGANWTSKTKGTTIDLYSIFFADANTGYAVGGNQYTGIIMKTTDGGIKWKEQTSGTTNRLNSVYFTDFNTGYVVGSNETILKTTNGGTNWAAQTCPVNMGFSSVYFPTFNTGYAVGTDIIKTTDAGNTWIYQNRDDVAGLNSVYFIDADTGYAVGDHSYCDVIQKTTNGGINWNGTACNVSGPLYSVRFIDSIMGYTLGSYNYGTPPYTARKVWKTIDNGNNWIANTINTTNYLSSLYFVSTDIGYVVGQNGTILKTIDGGTNWTGQINNVTNWLNSVYFTDANTGYAVGEGGTILKTTSGGTVWVKEKSKQETLNVYPNPANTKITIETSQTAKQSTITIYNISGEELIKQQANKNKTEIDVSNLPNGIYFIKVVNESGVEIGRFCKLK